The Candidatus Eisenbacteria bacterium genome contains the following window.
CCACACCTTCATGTCATGCGGATCCGTGATTGCCTCAAGGAGCGGGAACCGATACCGCTCCTGCCAATCTTTCTCTAAGAGCTGGTCAAATGCTTTTTTGTCGGTTTTCTTGTACTTGCCGTAGCGATTCATGTCACCGAGGACGATCCAGTCACCCTCCAGTTGGTCCGCTCCACGAAGAAAGTCCCTGAGTTTCTTGATCTCCTGCTTGCGGCGACCCAGATCTCCCCATGCCAAATGGACCGGGACGATCACGAAATCGAAATCTCCGGCTTGGAAGGGCAGCGCGGCCGGAATCCGGAAGAAGTTCTTCCCTCCGAGCTTCGGATTATTCGAGTCCCTATCCTCCTCCAACCACCAAACCTCATCATCGTAGATCACTGGATCCCGATAGATCGCCGCATAGCGTTCATCTCCGGATTGAGGTGTGATAACAAAGAAGTAGTCTGGCTCGTTAACAGGCGTAAGGGCGTTCATCGTATCCGTGAGGGCAGCCACTTGATCCTCAGCAACATCAATTGTCCCAACTTCCTGCACTGCAATCAGATCAAGCTCATTGTCGACTAACATATGCGCGATTGCAGACAGATCACGGGTCGCAGGATGGTTGCCTTCTCCAAATTCGGCGATGTTGAAACTTGCGATCCGAATATACTCCGCGGCAAATGTCCAACCCGGTAGAACAAGCACCAGGATTATCGTCATGATGGCTCGATGCCATCTCCCTTGAGAAGTCATCATATTCCCCTTTAATTACACAATCTTGGCCGCCCGTCCAAGTGGATTAATCAATCTTCTTGGCGATAAGATCCTCAAAGGAAACCATCAACTCCCTCGAGTTTTGCTTAACCTCCTCAAAATCTCTCGCCAATGACTCCACAAGTTTCTTGGCTCGCTCCGGATCATCACCCTCCAAGACCTCCTGAACTTCATTGATCCGCTCGTCGAATTTATCTCGAGCACCCAAGTCGTCAATTCTTGACCTCAGTGCTTCGTACTGAATGACGATATCATCCATCTTGTAGACTGCTTTGAGCTGTGAACGCCTACGCTCTTCGGCCGACATCATTGCCACCGAGCGCGGGAGGATGGTCATCAGCACTTCCTCCAGCTTCGTGCCCAGCCCATCCATGGCTCGTTCCACACGTAGAATAAAGAGCCCAACCAGGAAGCCGAGCATGTTAGGAGGAACATTGGTCGGAACAATGTTCTCATCAGCCCACTGCGCCCATGCCCACATGACAACGAAGAGGTAAGCGATAGCCTGGGCAACCCGGTAAGCGTAGTCACCCCAGTACTCCCTGAGCCTCCACTGCTCACGTTTCTTGCGGGAAATATTCAGAATAAAGAGCAGGACCCCTGCAAGGCATGTCACGTAAGGGATGAGGAACTGCCAGCCAGTGACCGAGCCGCCCCCATAGGAGGGGATCACCTGGCTTGTCACGGTCGCACCCAGGAAGAGCTCCTCGCCGAAGAAATACGATACAATCAGGACCAGGATGATCACAGCAGCGGAGAGAATGAGCATGAAGATATGACGGGCATTTTGCGAGTCATACCATTTGTCATCCACCTCGGATGCCCGCTCATCCTCTAAGTAGTGCTCCGGCAGTGGCCGTTTCCCAGATTGACCCATGTCACCACGATCGTCTTCCATATCTCCCTCCTAACTCTCTTTTATGTGAAGCCCACCGTTCTTCACCACAACCTTGACCTTGTCGCTGTGACGCTTGAAGTATGGTCCCAAGGGTCCCGTCGTGTGCGTCGTCTGACCAATCTCCCCCCAGGCTCCGGCAAAGTCCCGCCACTTGGATTGCGGCACGAATTCTATAAAGTTGGTCCAAGTCTTCCATTGAAGTGGATACGAGTGGGAATCCTTCACAGAGGGCTTACATGGGTGGCCGTTGGGGTCGACATAGACCACGGGGTGCCTTTCTGTCGAAAATGTCATTTTTTCGAATCGCCGGGCGGTGCCGGTATCGTGCTGGGCGAAGTAAACAAAAGCCGGCTCATGGCCCTGGGTGAATGCATCCTTGGTGAATAGCAATGTGACGTGTTCCCAGTCGCCCTCATGGGTGATGAAAAAGCGCCACCAGTTCAGCTCGTAGAAGAACCAGTATAATACATGAACCAGTTCCTTCTCTGGATCATATTTTGTGTCTACGAAGACCCGACCGCTCACCTGAGCTTCTCGGAATGGACCATAGCCGCTACGCTTATCTGAGAGTTTTTCAGTCCGCTGGAGAAAAAGTCCCTTCGCGCTTCCGGGGCTGTAACGGTTCTTGGAGTCCCGGGGTCGAAGATTGGGGCTACCCGGCGGATCAAACTGGCCGGAAAAGGGGAATCTCCGACGGGTTTCCTCAGCTATATCATTCCAAGAGATGTCCTCGAACGCCTCCCCCTTCTGGTCTCCCTCAACCCAATCCCGGATGGTTTTATTCCAGCCCTGATCCTTCCCTGGGCGCGACTCCCTAAACCTCCCCAGCCTCCGAAACTCTCTTGGATCGCTTGGGAAATGCCTTTCGGATTTGTGAAACCGCAATTCCGGGGCATATTGCTGGGCCATCATGAAGGCATGCTTAGATTTTGCATCTGGTGGGAGATCCAAAGCCTCTGTCGACTCGTCCATGGAAACCTCCGTTTCGGCAGCCTCACCTATTCCAGGCTAAAACTTCAACTCTCGGCTTTCAGGATTTCGGAAGGTGCTTTGATAAATATGCTCCGGGCTCACATTAGTCGGGTGCACAACAGATGTTGGGACAATCCTCTCCACGACCGCGAAGCAATCATTCACAAATGCGCTGCAGTACGATGCCCTTTTTAGATCAAGGGGATTTCTCTTTCGGAAAGTCCGGGTGATATACGCCCAGAGCGATCCAAGCAGTTCGAGCACAGGATAACGCACACCACTGGCAATCTGGCGTTGGGCCTCCGCGATGATCTCATCCACCTCAACATCAGTCAGATGATAGTCAATGATGTGAAGTAGAACATTCTTCTTATCTTTGCCGTACTTTTTAAGTGTCGACTCCTGGGCTCCGTTCAGAAGGCCATTGCGCGCGAAGTAGATATCACTTTCATAGACCCGGATTCCGCCATCTTCCCGGGCCTTGCCGACCGTAAATACGTGTCCCCATCTGGACGGTTTCCGGTCCGGCGTGATAGATGTTTGCCCCTCGCATACAAGATCATGGATCCATGATTTCTGCTTGATCAAAACGACATTTCTGGGTTTAGCAGATCCAAGAAATTGGTTCGATTTGCCCATGATAGGGTTTCTCCCCAGAACGCCATTCCCTAATAGCCCTCATCAGTGAAACACACTCTTGCCGATTGGAGATCAACAGCAGTTTGAAAGGCAGAAGATGAATAATAGACCCGAATATTGCTGCCGTTGAAATCCAAAGTCTCCCCCACCGGCAGCCTTCTAACACATTGAAAAACAATGCGGTTAGCTGCCGCGCCATCGGGACAGACAAATCCGGCAAAGCGATATTTAGGTCAGGGAAGCAGAGAATATTGGGCCGCACCATACCACTAATTCAACAGTACCTGCGTCCCGGCCCAGAAAGATTATATCTAACTGGGCGCGGTAGGTCAATCGCTAATCGAAATGGTTTTCGACAAGCCAAGTCCGGTTTTCATCAGGCGTCTGATTGACGACAAAATGGTTTTCCTGGAAGTTTCTGTTGTCGCTGATCAACCGGGAACAAAAACGAACCAGGTCTGGCCCGGCCCCCTCTACCAGCAACCCACCGCCGGGGTCAGGGTTACCTCCTGCATCGCAGTAAGAGGATGGGAAAATATAGCGCGGGAAAAATGGTGGGCCTGGAATGAGTGGGGGAATTGGACAGGAGGATCCATGGGTGATGGCGTTAACTGCCATCATTCCCTTTCAGCGTATCAGCACGATTCGATTTGACTCCTCACGACCCATGGTCTTGAGCCGGTAGAAGTAGACGCCGCCGGCCACCACCTGGCCGTTGTCGCCCTTCCCATTCCACGAGATCCGGTGCAAACCAGATTCGTAGACGTGGTTCTCTACAAGTGAACGGACACGCCGACCTTGTATATCAAAAACATCTAGCATAACAGCGGTTCGATTAGATGTTGCCAACAAGAAATCCATTGTTCCATGGAACGGATTGGGCGTGGTCCAAACAGTGACTTTCTCCGAATCAAACAGGAACGGATCAACTGCGTTGATATTGTGAGAAAGGAATGAAATACGATCAAAATCCAGGAGAACGGTCGGGAGGGGACGTTCTGTCGTGACGAAGCTGATCGTATGGAGATCGGTGCCAGTCCAAGGGACAGGTAGCCCCCATCCTTCCTGCTGTAGTTCGGAAAACGGGATGAAAATGAGCTCCCAGTCTGTCGGAGCAGTGAAAAATGCCCCATGATAGTCATTGTCCGTAACCGCTTCGGTCTCGAGTTTGACTCTGTACTGACCTTCATCACCTTTCGCATAAAAAGCAATTCCACAGTTGCTGCTGACGTCAATGGGATCACGCTCTTGATTCGGGGAATAACCAACCCCGATGTAGCTCCAGGGGATATCTTCTGTGACAATACCGGTCATTTCTACAAGCGGTGGGCTAATGAAGTTTGTATCTGCTATTGAAAAAGGTTCATGAACCAATTCATTAAGACTCATGGAAACCTGTGACGTACCGCCACTGGCATTATCATTAAAGCTAAACCAGAATCCGCTTGGCACGTAGGCTTTATCCAAAGACAGCCCATCCTCGGCGAATATTACGGCATCGTACATTCCACCCACAGGAAGATTGACCAGGCTAGTACCCGAGGGAACATCCAGATCGAAATCGACCCACTGATCGGCGCCACTGCGAGGTTCAGTCCAGACAGTTCCATAAAAACGGACGGAATGCTCTTCTCCTCGGTTATCCACTGTCAGTTCAATATTGGGTTTCTCGTAGCGCGCATATCGGATAAATACCATGGCTTCCGGCGGCTCCGAAACGTTCGCGCAGGAAAGACTGTACAGCGAGTCTGCGGCTTGGGTGATTCTGTCGACTAAGAACATCGCGTCGATGAGATTGGCTGACCGAATCTGATAGTTAAGAATCGTCCCGGAGACACTACCATAGCGTTCCACTGGGTATTGGGAATCGAGAGTAGCCAAAGCCCCATTCAACTGAACGATGAGGGAAATCTCAACCTCCGACGAGTCAGTTGAGGATTCGATCGTATTAACCACATGCCACCAGGTGGAATCGGCCGGAACCGAAAGCATATCATTAACCTCAAGCTTTCGAACCCTGGCGCAGACCGCATAATCGTGTTCATAGGCAGCATCGATGGTTTCGGCGCCGAGGATGGAGGCGATCACTTGATCAGTTTCTTCATCAATATAATCCATACCGGCGGCGCTGACAGCGTTACTGATACCGATGATATCGGGAATCATGGGATACCCGGTCTCTCCTTCCAGCGCCTCAGAAGGCATAAGTTGTTCGAGGAGTTCAGATGAGCGTTTGAGTGGCAGGGTCGATTTATGGGATTCATTAAGCCAAAGCGGCCGGGACTCAACACCCCCTTGGCTTCCCCCAGTCAGCACACCCCCATTCCCGGTAATACTTTGATCCCAATCGCGCCCGGATTTGTAGAATCTCCAAGCCCCGGCTGGTAGTACGTAATCGTCCGGGGAACCAACCTGATCTTCGGTCGCACCAATATCGAGATAGAATTGTTGAAATGTGCTGATGCAATCTCGGGGACCAAGCTTGAAAGGCTCGCTGTACCAAGGGATGTGTTGTCCCCCCTGAATCGCTATTGCCACCTCAACCGCTCTTTCAGCTGCTGCGATCCTCATGGATTGAGGCATGGCTACGACGTTCGTTACACGAACGTTATGGTACCAACCTTGAAGATAAGAGAGAGTCGTGAATTGGATCCCACTAGGTCTTCTTTCAACAACATCTCCATATGGAGCCCCATACGAGCCGACATAAATTGCCCCATGTCCCGCAAAAGAGAAATTGGGAAACCAGTAGGTCGGTGAGCAATAGATATAGTCACCAATATCAGGTTGCTGAGCTTGAGCAGAAACAGGTAAAACGCCGGCCCCGATCAGGACAAGCCAGGGGATTAGAAGAGAAGAGACAGCGACTATTAGTATTTGCCGGAGCATACGATTTAACATCGTCGGTCCCCTCCAATTTCCCCCATTATATGGACATTGGATCGTTTTGACAAGATGGTTGCTCAGGAAAATGCCCACCTAGGAATTCAAATATCCCTCCATTCCTCAATTGCCCATCTGTCATCGCCCCAATGGCATAATGCCCCTGGAGGCCAGACAGCATTAAACCTATGGAGGAAATCCGCCGAAAGAAAGAAGCATATGGGAAAATTCGTGGCAATCATCACAACCAAGAAAACAGAGGAGTAATTAATTGTGAAACTGAAAGACGCTTGCACGCTATTCGCCAATGCCAATTCAATCAACGATATTTCTCCACATACCCGAAGAGCCTATACAAGTGATCTGAGACAATTGAATAAATTCCTCAAACTGGAAATCGCTCTTGCTGCTATCACTCCGGCAATGGTAAACCAGTGGGCTCAGTCTCTCGCAGATGAGGGATATCTCCCCGCCTCTCGCCGACGCAAGCTTGCCACCACAAGAGTTTTCTTCAATTACTGTGTGCAGATCGACCTGATTACAATCTCCCCGATGGAAAAGATTCGGTTCCGTTTTCCAATGCGAATGGTCCCACCTCCGGTGTTAAGCTCAGATGAGGCGCGGCAGTTTCTCGCTACAATCCGGGCGACGACGAGTATCAATCCTATTCAACAACCGACGCGGTCTCTTCAAAAAGAACTGATAGTCTGGCGCAATCGAGCAATTGTCGAATTACTCCTTAGCACAGGAATGCGTGTGGGTGAATTAACAAATCTCAATATGGAGGATTTGGATACTATAGAGGGGGCAATCAGAATCCGCGGGAAAGGACAGCGCTTTCGGCAGGCATTTGTCGTTGATCCCATTGCCCTAGAGGCGCTTCAAGCCTATAAAACCCTACGTTTGCAGGTCTCAACAACTTCATCATATCTCTTCCTGAATCGGCTCGGTAATCGACTCGGACCGCAGGGAGTGGCTCTACTCTTGCGTATGCTTGCGAACTCCGTGGGGATTCAACGGAGAATCACCCCGCATATGTTACGACATACTGCTGCGACACTGCTAATTTTGAATGGTGCGGATATACGCCTTGTGCAGGAGGTTCTCGGTCATTCATCGATTAGTACAACGCAACGATACACCCATATCACCAAACCACAGATGAAGAATATGCTGATTCGATACAACCACATGCAGGCTCTCGCTGCCTAGTTGTCCACACTCTAATCCACAACAAGAGGGTCCATCTTCATCCATGTAGCGATAACTAGGAATTATCCATAATGCCTCGGATCAGTGTCATCGTACCAATTTATAATGGCATTGCCTTTCTGCAATCGTTCTTTCACTCGTTGGGTATGGCTCTCCCTGACCAGACGCAGCTTATTCTCATAGATGACGCTTCGACGGAGCCGGTGTTTGATGCAGTACCCGCAATCCCGAGGGCGAGTGATGTCTTGCGTCTTCGGAATGATCAGAATTCCGGCTATTCAGTCGCTGTTAATCGAGGATTTGAAGTGGCTAATGGCGACATTATTGTCCAACTCAACACCGATCTCATTCTTGACCCCAACAGCATCAAGGCGATGATCGACCTAATCGAACGCGAACCGAGGGTCGGAATTGTCGGCTCCAAGTTGATTTTTCCGACGACTGGTCTCGTTCAACATGTGGGTATGGCCTTCGGTCATCACACCAAACCTCACGTGTACTTTGAGCTTCCGTCTAGTCACCCGCTGTGTAAAAAAACACGCGAGGTTCAAATCACGACCGGCGCAACTGTTGGAATGACCCGCGCTGTACTTGATCAGTTGGGCCCGCTAGATGAACGGTACTTCAATCATAACGAGGACATCGACCACTGCCTTAAAGCCCGACGACTGGGTCTAAAGAATTTTGTGTGTGCCCAATCAATTGCCTACCACTGGGAGAGCCAGTCTGGACCGGCGCGCTTCGCGAGGGTCGAGGCTTCCGAAGCATCGTTCTGGTCCACATGGGGAGGAGCTTACGACATCGACTTGGGCAGATTCGTTGATGAGGCTCTGGATCATGTTATCGCCCAGGCTCCCTCACTGGAGACGACCAGCTTCGAAATTCTCAACTTATCCCGCGGAGTCGATGAATCGATCGTCCTCGAGCGGCTTGCGCAGCGTTGGCGGGGAATTCAGGATCACGTTCGCCCGGTCCGCCAGTTGAATAATCCCGTAGAACGGCTCTGGCTCCCGATGGTGCTCCCCCACTGGGTGGTCACTGAGCCCAAGCCTTTTATCTACCTGGTTGATCAATATCGAGAGCTCGAAGAGAACGTTCTTTGGTTCCAGAATCGGCGGCGCGTCGTTGAAGACGAGTTGATCGTCGACCTGAGAGCCGGGGTCGTAAGAACATCGGAGGGCTTCTGCTAGTATGATTAACCTGTTCCAGCCGAATCTAGGTGATGCTGAGATCGAGGCGATTCGCGAGGTATTCACCTCCAACTGGCTTGGACCGGGAGTGCGCGCTCAAGCCTTCGAGCGGAAGTTCGCAGAATATATTGGTCGTCCACCGTCCGAGCTAATAACCGTCTCGAACTGTACCGAGGGATTATTCCAGGCAGTCACCGCACTGGGGTTAGGGCCGGGAGACGACGTGATTTTTCCTTCGGTGGGCTTTGTAGGCGCTGCGCACGCAGTACGTAATAGTGGCGCACGAGTCGTGCTGTGCGACGTTGACTCTACGACACTGAATCCCCGTATTGAACACTTCGAACATGCAATCACGGAGAAGACGAGAGCGGCGATCATCCTTCACTACGGCGGTTATCCAGGCGATGTAGTGGAGCTCTCCAAATTTGCAGAGGCGCGATCAATTTCGATGATTGAGGATGCCGCATGCGCGTTGGGGTCCTTCACGATGGAGAAGGCCTGTGGGACCTTTGGTGAGGTGGGAGCCTGGTCCTTTGATTCGATGAAGATGTTGGTCACCGGAGACGGAGGAATGGTATGGGCCAAGCGCCAGCTGATAGCAGACAAGATACGTGCTGGGATTAGGCTTGGTGTTGAGTCATCTGGATTCCACCGACGAACTCGCTCTGCCCAGTGGTGGGAAATCAATCCGGTCATGATAGGACGCCGCGGAACAATGAACGATATTGCAGCGGCAGTTGGATTAGTGCAACTCGATCGGCTGCCAGGCTTTCTCTGTCAGCGCGCTGAGGTTGCGGCAAGGTACGATGCTGAGTTGTCCGATCTGGTGTGGCTTCGCTTGCCTCCAAGAGCTCCCGCTCGAGCTGCCCGAACGTTCTATTGGGTTCAAACAGCTCCCGAGACTCGCGATCGATTGGCGCTGTACCTCCTACAACATGAGATCTACACGAGCTTTCGCTACTGGCCGCTACACAAGACTCGAATGTATCAGTCGCATAGGGCATTTCCGGGAGCCGACCTAGCAGCAGCGTCGACCCTTCTGTTGCCACTGCATCAGGGTCTCTCGACGACTGATGTTAGTCGCGTCATTGACGCGGTTCGAAGGTTTCCAGCGTGAGATCTTTAATAAATCACATAATCCCACTCCTCGACACGTAACCATTCATGGCTTCGGTATCCGCCCCGATCCTGCCGTAGGATCCCATTTTCTGGGTCTAGAAAACAGCTCCGGAGTGATGGATAGCGTTCGAGTGCAGCCAAGCCCAAATCGTCTCCGGCCTGTATTAGGAACCGCACCGCATGGGCTAGCGGAACCCGTACCAAGTCAAAGCGCGCCGATCGGTCGGGCCGCGGATAGGGAGAAATCGTCTCCTCCAGAATCTCCAACGCGGCGCGCGCGTGATCTCGCACACTCTCCATGGCTCTCCGCTTTTGTCGATACAACGATGTCGCAAGATTGATGTGTGCGCGCCATAGGGTCTCCATCTGGCGTCCACGCGCAGCCGCAGCCACCGCTTGAGCGAACCAGGACACTTCATCGTCTTCATCATGCAATGCGCTGATGATTCCGAGAAGAAGCGCAGCTGCACCCGCATCCGGGTAGCGCCCGACGCGAAATGAACTCGTGAATACCGGCCTTAGTAACGCGGTAGCTTCTGCGAGTTTCGGCAGGGCCTTACTCCTATCCGACGTCCAGGAGCGATGCGCCAGCAACAGAAGAGCCATACTCAGATTGATTGCGATTGTGTCTTGTGTTTCTTGGGTAATCGTTTCGGCATCTGTGTGTATGAGGCACTCCCTTAGAATTGACTCGGAGGTTTCAGGCTCCTTCGCCAAGAGGATGTTTGCATGGGTACTTACGACGTCGAGTGAAAGAGGAGTCGCCACTTGACGCGCAATCCCCACTGCACGCTCAGAGATCTCAAGTGCCAGCGCGATTTTCCCGCCTAACGCGAGAGCCACTGCGTATGAGTGAAGTGCTTCCATCTCCAAATTCTGCCAGGCTGAAATTTCTTCTGTCGCATGCTCGGTACTGAACGCTCCGATGTCGCGGACAGCCGTTGCGGCGACTTCTGACGCCCTCGCGGGCTGCCTATCATTGAACAAGATCTGCGATCGGAGAACTTCTGCAGTGAGTAGTCGAAGCTGCAAGCCTTCGAGCGTTCGCGATGCTCGCGATCCACGGTTGGAGATCCTTTGGTGAAGTCGATCGCGCAGACGGTCGATCCGGTGAGCCGCCTGCATGCGATCACTACTTAAGAGGCTCCTGCACAACTCGATTTCATCGTCACAGCACTTCAGGAACGACTGCATTCTGAGCGACGACTGTGCGTCCCCGGCCCAGGTGAAATCGAGCAAGGTAGTGAGAGTCCGACGAACAAGGCTGAGATCACCGCGACGTCGCGCCCCGTTGAGCGCACTTCTCAGAAGCGAGCGTACCCTACCAGCATCTGGCGCGGGTGACGCAAGGAGAATCCGTGCCCATCTGAACCTGCCGGCGGGATCTAGCCTTGGAGACTGTGCAAACCATTTATCGTAGATCTCAACAACTCTTTCTTGCTCCTGCGGAGCCACCTCGAGGCGCCGCAGAGACTGAAAGTAATTCTCGTGACGGAAGGCAACCTCACCTTGCTCGCCGTCTCCTGTCCAGAGAAATTCAGCGGCGTTGATCTCCACCAGCGATAAGTCCGGCCCAATCCCTCTCCATAAATGGCGAAACAGAGGAACTGGCATGCGGTCTTCGAGGAGAGATGCGGCCCACAACAGGGTTGCCAGCTCCGGCTTGCGCGCCCTCAGATATCGCCACCGGAGTTCGATTGAGTCGAAGACTGTCTCAGGCAGCATGGGTTGTTCCCTGTCTGGCTGGATCATGTAAAGCAGTCCGGTCTCAGGATTCTGACCCAAGACACGACGTTCTTTGAGAAGCTGGATCTGCTCCAGGGTATGAAAGGGATTACCGCCGGCTGTTCGGTGGATTCGTTCGACAAGAGAATTCTGGAGTTCGAGCAGTGCAGTAGGAATAAATCGCTGTGCACTATGTCGATCCTCGAACAGACGCCGGGCGAACTCCAAGCTATCTGTCGGTTCGAAGGGCGGGCAAGACACGATGGAGCAATCGAGCTTCCCTAGGAACGCCTCGAACGTGCGAGTTGACCAAGACTTGGGCCCGAGACTGCGTGACTCTCGGACACGTCCTTCGAAAATAAAAAGGACCCCGTTCGCGAGATCGCTCGA
Protein-coding sequences here:
- a CDS encoding CIA30 family protein, with amino-acid sequence MLNRMLRQILIVAVSSLLIPWLVLIGAGVLPVSAQAQQPDIGDYIYCSPTYWFPNFSFAGHGAIYVGSYGAPYGDVVERRPSGIQFTTLSYLQGWYHNVRVTNVVAMPQSMRIAAAERAVEVAIAIQGGQHIPWYSEPFKLGPRDCISTFQQFYLDIGATEDQVGSPDDYVLPAGAWRFYKSGRDWDQSITGNGGVLTGGSQGGVESRPLWLNESHKSTLPLKRSSELLEQLMPSEALEGETGYPMIPDIIGISNAVSAAGMDYIDEETDQVIASILGAETIDAAYEHDYAVCARVRKLEVNDMLSVPADSTWWHVVNTIESSTDSSEVEISLIVQLNGALATLDSQYPVERYGSVSGTILNYQIRSANLIDAMFLVDRITQAADSLYSLSCANVSEPPEAMVFIRYARYEKPNIELTVDNRGEEHSVRFYGTVWTEPRSGADQWVDFDLDVPSGTSLVNLPVGGMYDAVIFAEDGLSLDKAYVPSGFWFSFNDNASGGTSQVSMSLNELVHEPFSIADTNFISPPLVEMTGIVTEDIPWSYIGVGYSPNQERDPIDVSSNCGIAFYAKGDEGQYRVKLETEAVTDNDYHGAFFTAPTDWELIFIPFSELQQEGWGLPVPWTGTDLHTISFVTTERPLPTVLLDFDRISFLSHNINAVDPFLFDSEKVTVWTTPNPFHGTMDFLLATSNRTAVMLDVFDIQGRRVRSLVENHVYESGLHRISWNGKGDNGQVVAGGVYFYRLKTMGREESNRIVLIR
- a CDS encoding tyrosine-type recombinase/integrase, which codes for MKLKDACTLFANANSINDISPHTRRAYTSDLRQLNKFLKLEIALAAITPAMVNQWAQSLADEGYLPASRRRKLATTRVFFNYCVQIDLITISPMEKIRFRFPMRMVPPPVLSSDEARQFLATIRATTSINPIQQPTRSLQKELIVWRNRAIVELLLSTGMRVGELTNLNMEDLDTIEGAIRIRGKGQRFRQAFVVDPIALEALQAYKTLRLQVSTTSSYLFLNRLGNRLGPQGVALLLRMLANSVGIQRRITPHMLRHTAATLLILNGADIRLVQEVLGHSSISTTQRYTHITKPQMKNMLIRYNHMQALAA
- a CDS encoding glycosyltransferase, yielding MPRISVIVPIYNGIAFLQSFFHSLGMALPDQTQLILIDDASTEPVFDAVPAIPRASDVLRLRNDQNSGYSVAVNRGFEVANGDIIVQLNTDLILDPNSIKAMIDLIEREPRVGIVGSKLIFPTTGLVQHVGMAFGHHTKPHVYFELPSSHPLCKKTREVQITTGATVGMTRAVLDQLGPLDERYFNHNEDIDHCLKARRLGLKNFVCAQSIAYHWESQSGPARFARVEASEASFWSTWGGAYDIDLGRFVDEALDHVIAQAPSLETTSFEILNLSRGVDESIVLERLAQRWRGIQDHVRPVRQLNNPVERLWLPMVLPHWVVTEPKPFIYLVDQYRELEENVLWFQNRRRVVEDELIVDLRAGVVRTSEGFC
- a CDS encoding DegT/DnrJ/EryC1/StrS family aminotransferase, whose amino-acid sequence is MINLFQPNLGDAEIEAIREVFTSNWLGPGVRAQAFERKFAEYIGRPPSELITVSNCTEGLFQAVTALGLGPGDDVIFPSVGFVGAAHAVRNSGARVVLCDVDSTTLNPRIEHFEHAITEKTRAAIILHYGGYPGDVVELSKFAEARSISMIEDAACALGSFTMEKACGTFGEVGAWSFDSMKMLVTGDGGMVWAKRQLIADKIRAGIRLGVESSGFHRRTRSAQWWEINPVMIGRRGTMNDIAAAVGLVQLDRLPGFLCQRAEVAARYDAELSDLVWLRLPPRAPARAARTFYWVQTAPETRDRLALYLLQHEIYTSFRYWPLHKTRMYQSHRAFPGADLAAASTLLLPLHQGLSTTDVSRVIDAVRRFPA